One Gimesia aquarii DNA segment encodes these proteins:
- a CDS encoding Calx-beta domain-containing protein — MLLTNWLRSIASKCQSSRPRVIHNQRSRSTSRHQSVQSYRAHAIEPLEDRTLLTSLLSIDDVSVSEGDTGTTNVVLTVSRTGGTAGDLNSIASVEFTTADGTATTVDADYQSQGNILNFSADPSGTLQTQTITIQVNGDVVSEEDETFEVHLLNNSLGTTLDNSQATVTILNDDQSTLSINDITVNEADGTASVVVSLDNPIDAEVSFDFSIFDETANNNDDYLASSGSMSFAPGELSKTISVPIVDSNLVESTETFLVNLSNIQTTSTNLIVSDTLAKVRILDDDQASVSIDDISVNENDGTAMLTVSLNHPVDTAISVDFATAEQSALATNDYTTQTGTLIFNPGVQSQTIIVPLSDDNLVEGDETFLVNLTNLQNNDADVIMGDDQATVTILNDDQAQISISDITVDENAGTAILTVSLDHPVDTNVSVDFATSDNSAEDITDYLATSGTLTFTPGVQSIEIPVSIVDSELVELDESFLVNLTNIQASGRDVVFDNTQAEVTIQDDQQAHITIDDVTVSEDEISGMAILTVSLDRPVDTAISVEYTTNDLSALNTSDYTMISGTLNFSKGQLSATIMVPLIDDTDLVEGDETFAVDLMNLQDNGADVTIVKSQGIIVIEDNEEATISINDVTVNEGDGMATLAVSLDIPVETDVSFDFTTEDQTAVNPNDYSFLTDTLTFSTGQELLEIDIPITNDDLVEDAETLLVNLTTILANGANITFADPQGEITIQDDDQSNFSIDDVSVNEDLGTATITVSLNKLVDRIVSIDYSTTADSAIDPSDYASTSGTLTFAAEEASKTIDIPIMVDDLVENDESFFVNLTNLQANGADVVISDSQGIVTILNDDQASLSINDISIDEDMGTATLTVSLDKEISAAISVDYSTADLTALNGFDYSMVSGTLTFTPGTPDSQAQSITIPIINDVDIVEGDESFTVNLTNLQANGLDVIIGINQGTVTILDDEEATFSINDRIVNEDDGTVTFTVLLDKEVATNVSVDYATNDLVETIPPDLLTAYSSSDYVSTSGTLNFAPNQRTNTIIVPLIDDTDLVEYPEFFSVILSNIQANGANITFADDTGRARIWDNDQASFSIDDVSVDEAAGVATLTISLDKRVVNVISIGYVTADQSAEASHDYESLSRLLTFDPEEQSKTFTIPLTDDNLVENDETFLVNLRNLSANLLDIIIGDDQAIVTIEDNDQANLSIDDLSVDEDNGTATLTVSLDQPVDTTVTVDFSTSDLSAIASTDYTTHIGTLTFDPEVQEQTIVVPLIDNDLVEGDRTFQVNLSNLQTNGFDAFMGNPQATVTILDDDQATFSINDISINEDGVTALIDVSLDKPVETTVTVEYATADQTAFDTSDYASNTGTLTFLPGEQSQQIIVSIIDNMIVEGDETFLINLFNIQSNGTNVIFADDQAEVTILDNEQASFSIDNMSVDEDVGTATLTVSLNLEVDTDISVDFTTFSLTAVSPNDFTTQTGTLDFASGDLMKTIIIDITDDNLVEDDESLLVSLSNIQNAVNVNFSDSQGTILIRDNDQASVSIQDTIVNEDAGTVSVTVSLDNPVDTMVSVDYFTTPGSALDPDDYTSQTGTLTFNPEVLSQTIIIPLNNDLDIVEADETFLVNLLNLQPNGAAVTIGDDQATITIVDDETATISIDDMTVDENVAGGTVTLTVSLDQPVATTVTVDFTTADGSAESTTDYVAQNDTLTFAPGAQELTITLDITDDLDIVEGIESFFVDLANIQANGANITFADDQGEVTILDDETATISIDDMTVDENVAGGTVTLTVSLDQPVATTVTVDFTTADGSAESTTDYVAQNDTLTFAPGAQELTITLDITDDLDIVEGIESFFVDLANIQANGANITFADDQGEVTILDDETATISIDDMTVDEDVASGTVTLTVTLDQPVATTVTVDFATADQLAIDPDDYTTQSNTLTFNPGEQSHSIIVDIIDDLDIVEGIETFLVNLTNIQANGANITFADDQAEVTILDDETATIAIDDVTVNETDGTATLTVSLDQPVATTVTVDFATADQLALDPDDYTAQTGTLTFNPGEQSLTIIVDIIDDIDIVEGVETFLVNLTNIQANGANITFVDDQGEVTILDDEATTISIDDVTVNENDGTANLTVSLDQPVQTTVTVDFDTADQLALDPDDYIAQTGTLTFNPGVQSQTIVVDIIDNNIVEGIETFLVNLTNIQTSGANITFADDQGEVTILDDEQATIAIDDVTVNEFDGTATLTVTLDQPVATTVTVDFATADQLAVDPDDYTAQSGTLTFNPGEQSQEIVIDIIDTALVEFTETFLVDLTNIQANGANIIFADDQGEVAILDDDQSNLTINDISIDEMDGTAVLTVSLDNPVNTTINIDFITEDQSALNSIDYLFQSDSLTFNPGEQSKTITITILDNAAVEFDETFFVTLSNLQTSSSDVILADDQAEVTIVDDDQSTFSITDITVNEDAGTATVLVSLDQPVDTTVTVDFATVDNSATNPTDYLHHTGTLIFTLGEQPQTITVPIIDTDAVELEESFQINLSNIQANGLAVTFADDQSEVTIIDDDQTTMSINDVFVNEETGTVDLIVSLDQPVEAIITVDFDTVDLTATGTEDYIAQSDTLTFTPGEQSKTITIPIVNTDLVELSEVFFVNLSNLQTNGTDVTLIDDQAEVTIFDDDQSRLSIDDISVDEDAGFATLTVSLDSPVDTTVSVDFATTDQTAIDLEDYVAMSGTISFSPGEQSKTIMISIIDSFLFETDESFLVNLTNLQTNGRNVSFADNQAEVTIVDNIIASANIDLRVVDSPTNTQANGEVNLLPDNQDSITEWSSYWVEIWINASSPTNQGIFSVGLDLYYLTEFTSATDIEFGAGFSQNQAGTINDALGTVEGLFAETNASDLGIAGHLLFARIKFEPLAGDQVELDLPGRSIGPYDLGFNINSQQVHLDGNIPVTTNLVDFDGANIWANPFDLDDDDAINFKDLMLFASVYQTIPSESASDLSWFADYNQNNSVDFKDLSLFASNYNKSKLGQTAIAYPQNFPEAWNNPLIADTSQAEPQTSPVPLSQSAANSVLDGVVEYVSPQLTPSQNETLENINIEIVDLTGNTLGRAVTGTIYIDVNAAGYGWFIDDTPGDHGEFDQSSQLSLIALPDSDAAGRVDLWSVILHELGHLLGYDHESEGVMQETLAPGIRNLPSWELHIDLDEHSTPEEADSFFLTIQNETELVPF, encoded by the coding sequence ATGTTGTTGACGAACTGGTTAAGGTCAATTGCCTCGAAATGTCAATCATCGCGCCCTCGCGTAATACACAATCAACGGTCCCGCTCGACGAGTCGACATCAGTCGGTACAAAGCTATCGTGCTCATGCTATTGAACCACTCGAAGATCGCACACTCTTAACATCACTGTTGAGTATCGATGATGTGTCAGTTTCCGAGGGTGATACTGGCACTACAAATGTCGTACTCACGGTTAGTCGAACTGGTGGAACTGCAGGAGATCTCAATAGTATTGCATCTGTTGAATTCACAACTGCAGATGGTACGGCAACAACAGTAGATGCCGATTATCAATCACAAGGAAACATACTTAACTTTTCGGCAGATCCATCGGGTACTTTACAAACGCAAACAATTACAATTCAGGTTAATGGTGATGTCGTAAGTGAAGAAGACGAAACATTCGAGGTCCATTTGCTCAATAACAGTTTGGGGACAACTCTCGATAATAGTCAGGCAACAGTCACAATTCTTAATGACGACCAATCTACTCTCTCGATCAATGACATTACCGTGAATGAAGCCGATGGAACGGCATCTGTTGTTGTTTCTCTCGATAACCCTATTGATGCCGAAGTCAGTTTTGATTTTTCGATCTTTGATGAAACCGCAAATAATAACGATGACTATCTTGCTTCATCTGGCTCCATGAGCTTTGCTCCAGGTGAACTATCAAAAACGATTTCCGTTCCTATCGTCGATTCGAATTTAGTGGAAAGTACAGAAACATTTTTAGTCAATCTTTCTAATATCCAAACCACGAGTACCAACCTGATTGTTTCAGATACTCTGGCGAAAGTCAGAATCCTGGATGACGACCAAGCCAGTGTTTCGATTGATGACATTTCCGTGAATGAAAATGACGGCACGGCAATGCTTACTGTTTCACTGAATCATCCAGTCGATACCGCTATCAGTGTGGATTTTGCCACTGCCGAACAGTCAGCCCTTGCTACTAATGACTATACTACACAGACAGGTACTCTGATCTTCAACCCGGGAGTACAATCACAAACCATCATCGTCCCCCTCAGTGATGACAATCTCGTGGAAGGTGACGAAACATTTCTGGTTAACCTGACGAATCTTCAAAATAATGATGCTGATGTGATTATGGGAGACGATCAGGCAACTGTGACGATTCTCAATGATGATCAAGCCCAAATTTCAATCAGTGATATTACTGTGGATGAAAATGCGGGAACAGCCATACTCACGGTCTCACTAGATCACCCCGTTGACACTAATGTCAGTGTTGACTTTGCCACCAGCGATAATTCGGCAGAAGATATTACTGACTATCTTGCGACTTCTGGTACACTGACATTTACACCGGGAGTACAATCCATCGAGATCCCAGTTTCTATTGTCGATTCAGAACTGGTCGAACTCGATGAATCGTTTCTTGTTAACCTGACCAATATTCAGGCCAGTGGTCGCGATGTGGTTTTTGACAACACTCAGGCGGAAGTCACAATTCAAGATGATCAGCAGGCTCATATAACAATCGACGATGTCACTGTGTCCGAAGATGAAATCAGTGGGATGGCTATATTGACAGTCTCACTTGATAGACCTGTAGACACGGCTATCAGTGTAGAGTACACGACGAACGATTTGTCCGCATTGAATACTTCCGACTACACGATGATATCTGGCACTCTGAATTTCTCTAAAGGACAGCTGTCGGCAACCATCATGGTTCCCCTTATCGATGATACAGATCTGGTGGAAGGTGATGAAACGTTTGCCGTCGACCTAATGAACCTGCAAGACAATGGAGCTGATGTGACCATTGTAAAAAGCCAGGGAATCATCGTCATTGAGGATAATGAAGAAGCCACAATCTCGATCAACGATGTCACTGTAAACGAAGGAGATGGGATGGCAACTCTCGCAGTTAGTTTAGACATCCCAGTCGAAACTGACGTGAGCTTTGATTTTACAACTGAAGATCAGACAGCAGTCAATCCTAATGACTATTCTTTTCTAACAGATACCCTGACATTTTCTACGGGACAGGAATTGTTAGAGATTGACATCCCCATCACCAATGATGATCTTGTTGAAGACGCTGAAACACTTCTGGTGAACCTTACAACCATTCTTGCTAATGGCGCAAATATCACGTTTGCTGATCCACAGGGTGAGATCACGATTCAGGATGACGATCAGTCCAATTTCTCGATAGATGATGTCTCCGTGAATGAAGACTTGGGAACAGCAACCATCACGGTCTCTCTGAATAAACTGGTCGACAGAATTGTCAGTATTGACTACTCCACCACTGCTGATTCTGCTATCGATCCAAGCGACTACGCCTCAACATCCGGCACTCTGACTTTCGCCGCAGAAGAGGCTTCAAAAACTATCGATATCCCCATTATGGTTGATGACCTTGTGGAAAACGATGAATCATTTTTCGTCAACCTGACAAACCTTCAAGCGAATGGTGCTGACGTGGTGATAAGTGATTCCCAGGGAATAGTTACCATTCTAAATGACGATCAGGCGAGCCTCTCAATCAATGACATATCTATTGATGAAGATATGGGGACTGCGACCCTCACCGTATCTCTGGATAAAGAAATCTCTGCAGCCATCAGCGTGGATTATTCCACAGCCGATCTTACAGCACTTAATGGGTTCGACTATTCGATGGTGTCTGGCACTTTGACTTTCACTCCAGGAACTCCAGACAGCCAAGCACAATCCATCACTATTCCAATTATAAATGATGTAGACATTGTAGAAGGCGATGAATCGTTTACCGTCAACCTGACCAATCTTCAAGCCAATGGTCTCGATGTGATTATTGGAATTAATCAGGGAACTGTCACCATCCTTGATGATGAAGAAGCAACGTTTTCCATTAATGACAGAATCGTGAATGAAGATGATGGAACAGTTACATTTACAGTTCTTCTAGATAAAGAAGTCGCAACAAATGTGAGTGTGGATTATGCCACAAACGATCTCGTTGAAACTATTCCTCCAGACCTTTTGACTGCATACAGTTCCTCAGACTATGTATCAACATCTGGTACATTGAACTTCGCACCTAATCAAAGAACAAACACAATCATTGTCCCGCTCATTGATGATACGGATCTGGTCGAATATCCTGAATTCTTTTCTGTCATCCTTTCCAATATACAAGCAAATGGAGCTAATATAACGTTTGCAGATGACACAGGCAGAGCCAGGATCTGGGACAATGATCAAGCCAGTTTTTCTATCGATGATGTGTCCGTAGATGAAGCCGCGGGAGTAGCAACGCTCACGATCTCTCTGGACAAGAGGGTTGTTAACGTCATCAGTATAGGCTATGTAACAGCAGATCAATCGGCTGAAGCATCCCATGACTATGAGTCTTTATCACGGCTCCTGACTTTTGATCCAGAGGAACAATCAAAGACATTTACTATCCCTCTCACCGATGACAATCTCGTGGAAAATGACGAAACTTTTCTCGTAAACTTGCGTAATCTTTCTGCAAATTTACTCGACATTATAATTGGAGATGATCAGGCAATAGTCACGATTGAAGATAATGACCAAGCCAATCTCTCAATCGATGATCTTTCAGTAGATGAAGATAATGGCACAGCCACTCTTACAGTTTCGTTAGATCAACCAGTCGACACAACTGTCACTGTCGACTTTTCCACGTCTGATTTATCAGCAATTGCCTCTACTGATTACACGACCCATATAGGTACCCTGACTTTTGATCCTGAGGTACAAGAACAAACCATCGTCGTCCCCCTGATCGATAACGATCTTGTGGAGGGGGACAGAACATTTCAGGTGAACTTGAGTAACTTGCAAACAAATGGTTTTGATGCATTCATGGGGAATCCTCAAGCCACCGTCACTATTCTGGACGATGACCAAGCCACTTTCTCCATCAATGACATCTCCATTAATGAAGATGGTGTAACAGCACTAATTGATGTCTCTCTGGATAAACCAGTCGAAACTACCGTGACTGTGGAGTACGCCACGGCAGATCAGACCGCATTTGACACATCTGACTATGCCTCAAACACTGGCACTCTGACCTTCCTTCCAGGCGAACAATCACAACAGATCATAGTTTCCATTATCGACAATATGATTGTGGAAGGGGACGAGACATTTCTCATAAACCTATTCAACATCCAATCCAATGGAACAAATGTTATTTTCGCAGATGATCAGGCAGAAGTTACTATTCTGGATAATGAACAGGCCAGCTTCTCAATTGATAATATGTCAGTAGATGAAGATGTTGGAACCGCTACCCTGACCGTTTCCCTCAATCTGGAAGTCGACACTGACATCAGCGTGGACTTTACCACGTTCAGCCTAACTGCAGTCAGTCCTAATGATTTTACCACTCAAACTGGTACTCTGGACTTCGCCTCAGGTGATTTGATGAAAACCATAATTATTGACATCACAGATGATAATCTTGTCGAAGATGATGAATCATTACTTGTTAGCCTGAGCAATATTCAAAATGCTGTGAATGTCAATTTTTCAGATAGCCAGGGAACTATTCTGATTCGAGATAACGATCAAGCCAGTGTCTCGATTCAAGATACTATTGTGAATGAAGATGCGGGAACCGTTTCCGTTACCGTTTCTTTGGATAATCCGGTCGACACCATGGTGAGCGTTGACTATTTCACCACACCTGGTTCGGCCCTCGATCCTGACGACTATACTTCTCAAACAGGTACCCTGACCTTCAACCCAGAAGTACTATCACAAACCATTATCATTCCGCTTAACAATGACCTAGATATTGTTGAAGCTGATGAAACGTTTCTGGTGAATCTGTTAAACCTTCAGCCCAATGGAGCTGCTGTAACCATCGGAGATGATCAGGCTACGATCACGATTGTCGATGATGAAACCGCCACGATCTCCATTGATGATATGACAGTGGATGAAAATGTCGCGGGTGGAACAGTCACACTCACGGTCTCCCTGGATCAACCCGTCGCCACCACTGTCACCGTCGACTTTACCACTGCCGATGGTTCAGCAGAAAGTACCACTGATTACGTCGCCCAAAATGACACCTTGACTTTCGCCCCGGGAGCGCAGGAACTCACCATCACGCTCGACATCACCGATGATCTGGACATCGTCGAAGGTATTGAATCCTTTTTTGTCGACCTCGCCAACATTCAAGCGAATGGCGCGAACATCACCTTTGCCGACGACCAGGGTGAAGTCACCATTCTCGATGATGAAACCGCCACGATCTCCATTGATGATATGACTGTGGATGAAAATGTCGCAGGTGGAACAGTCACACTCACGGTCTCCCTGGATCAACCCGTCGCCACCACCGTTACCGTCGACTTTACCACTGCCGATGGTTCAGCAGAAAGTACCACTGATTACGTCGCCCAAAATGACACCTTGACTTTCGCCCCGGGAGCGCAGGAACTCACCATCACGCTCGACATCACCGATGATCTGGACATCGTCGAAGGTATTGAATCCTTTTTTGTCGACCTCGCCAACATTCAAGCGAATGGCGCCAACATCACCTTTGCCGACGATCAGGGCGAAGTCACCATTCTCGATGATGAAACCGCCACGATCTCCATTGATGACATGACGGTAGATGAAGATGTCGCTAGCGGGACTGTGACACTCACGGTCACCCTGGATCAACCAGTGGCCACCACTGTCACTGTCGATTTTGCCACGGCAGATCAACTCGCCATCGATCCCGACGACTATACCACCCAATCAAACACCCTCACCTTCAATCCGGGAGAGCAATCCCATTCCATCATCGTCGATATCATTGATGATCTGGACATTGTGGAAGGCATCGAAACGTTCCTCGTCAACCTCACCAATATCCAGGCTAATGGCGCCAATATTACCTTTGCCGACGATCAGGCAGAAGTCACCATTCTCGATGACGAAACAGCCACCATCGCCATCGACGATGTCACCGTTAACGAAACTGACGGCACCGCCACCCTGACTGTCTCACTCGATCAACCGGTCGCCACGACCGTCACCGTCGACTTTGCCACCGCAGATCAATTGGCCCTCGATCCCGACGACTATACCGCGCAGACCGGCACCCTGACCTTCAATCCGGGAGAACAATCACTCACCATTATCGTAGACATCATTGATGACATCGATATCGTGGAAGGCGTTGAAACGTTCCTCGTCAACCTCACCAACATCCAGGCCAATGGTGCCAACATCACCTTTGTCGACGATCAGGGTGAAGTCACCATTCTCGATGACGAAGCGACCACTATCTCCATCGACGATGTTACCGTTAATGAAAATGACGGTACGGCCAACCTGACTGTCTCATTAGATCAACCAGTCCAGACGACGGTCACTGTGGACTTTGACACCGCAGATCAATTGGCCCTTGATCCCGATGACTACATTGCTCAAACGGGAACTCTCACTTTCAATCCGGGTGTGCAATCCCAGACCATCGTTGTGGACATCATTGACAATAATATTGTTGAGGGTATTGAAACGTTCCTCGTCAATCTCACCAATATTCAGACCAGTGGCGCCAACATCACCTTTGCCGATGATCAAGGCGAAGTCACCATTCTCGATGACGAACAAGCCACCATCGCCATCGATGATGTCACCGTTAACGAATTTGACGGTACTGCCACGCTCACGGTCACCCTGGATCAACCCGTCGCCACGACCGTCACCGTCGACTTTGCCACCGCAGATCAACTCGCCGTCGATCCCGATGACTATACCGCCCAGTCAGGGACGCTCACCTTCAATCCGGGAGAGCAGTCACAAGAGATCGTTATTGATATCATTGACACTGCTCTTGTGGAATTCACAGAAACATTTCTTGTCGACCTGACTAATATTCAAGCTAATGGGGCCAATATCATCTTTGCCGATGATCAGGGTGAAGTCGCTATTCTCGATGACGATCAGTCAAATTTAACAATTAATGACATCTCGATTGACGAAATGGATGGAACAGCAGTTCTCACCGTCTCTTTAGACAATCCTGTTAACACAACAATTAACATCGATTTTATTACTGAAGATCAGTCAGCATTAAATTCAATTGATTATCTATTCCAATCAGACAGTTTAACATTTAATCCGGGAGAGCAATCGAAAACCATAACCATCACGATCCTGGACAATGCAGCAGTCGAATTTGATGAAACATTTTTTGTGACTCTCAGTAATTTACAAACCAGTAGTTCCGATGTCATTCTTGCAGACGATCAGGCCGAAGTCACTATCGTTGATGATGACCAGTCTACATTTTCGATTACTGATATTACCGTCAATGAAGACGCGGGAACTGCAACCGTACTTGTGTCGTTGGACCAACCAGTGGACACGACCGTCACCGTCGATTTTGCCACCGTTGATAATTCAGCAACAAATCCTACAGATTATCTCCACCACACAGGTACTTTAATTTTCACTCTGGGAGAACAACCACAAACAATTACCGTTCCCATTATTGATACTGATGCTGTGGAGTTGGAAGAATCATTTCAAATCAATCTCTCGAATATTCAAGCTAACGGACTTGCTGTCACTTTTGCCGACGATCAGTCAGAGGTTACCATCATAGATGATGATCAGACTACCATGTCTATCAATGACGTTTTTGTAAATGAAGAAACAGGTACAGTCGACTTGATTGTCTCATTGGATCAACCAGTTGAAGCAATCATTACAGTCGATTTTGACACGGTTGACCTGACAGCCACAGGTACTGAAGACTATATTGCTCAATCAGATACCTTGACCTTCACTCCGGGAGAGCAATCCAAAACGATCACAATTCCCATTGTAAATACTGACTTGGTAGAACTGAGTGAAGTCTTTTTCGTCAATTTAAGCAATCTTCAAACAAATGGCACCGATGTCACACTCATAGACGACCAGGCCGAAGTCACGATCTTTGATGATGATCAATCCCGATTATCAATTGACGACATCTCTGTCGACGAAGATGCGGGTTTCGCAACGTTGACTGTATCTCTGGACTCGCCAGTTGATACAACTGTCAGCGTTGATTTTGCTACGACAGATCAAACTGCTATTGACCTGGAAGACTATGTGGCTATGTCTGGCACGATCAGCTTCTCTCCAGGAGAACAATCGAAAACGATTATGATTTCGATCATCGATTCCTTTCTGTTTGAAACTGATGAATCGTTTCTTGTTAATTTAACGAATCTTCAAACCAATGGCCGCAACGTTTCATTTGCAGATAATCAGGCAGAAGTCACAATTGTCGATAATATTATTGCCTCAGCAAATATTGATTTGCGTGTTGTCGACTCACCTACGAATACACAAGCAAACGGAGAAGTCAATTTACTTCCAGACAATCAGGATTCCATTACCGAATGGTCTTCTTACTGGGTCGAAATTTGGATCAATGCCAGCAGTCCAACCAATCAGGGAATTTTCTCTGTAGGACTAGATCTCTATTATCTTACAGAATTTACATCAGCAACTGATATCGAATTTGGTGCAGGTTTCTCTCAAAATCAGGCAGGAACAATTAACGATGCTTTGGGAACAGTAGAAGGTCTGTTCGCCGAAACAAATGCATCTGACCTAGGAATTGCAGGCCATCTTCTGTTTGCTCGTATCAAATTTGAACCCCTTGCTGGAGACCAAGTCGAACTCGATCTTCCCGGAAGAAGCATCGGTCCTTATGACCTCGGTTTCAATATCAATTCGCAGCAAGTCCATTTGGATGGCAATATTCCAGTCACCACGAACTTAGTAGATTTTGATGGTGCCAATATCTGGGCAAACCCCTTTGATCTCGACGATGATGACGCAATCAATTTTAAAGATCTGATGCTGTTCGCCAGTGTTTATCAGACCATCCCCAGCGAGTCTGCTTCAGACCTTTCCTGGTTTGCCGACTATAATCAAAATAATAGCGTCGATTTTAAAGACCTCAGTTTGTTTGCGAGCAACTACAACAAAAGTAAGCTTGGTCAAACGGCGATTGCCTATCCCCAGAATTTCCCTGAAGCCTGGAACAATCCATTGATTGCCGATACGTCTCAGGCTGAACCGCAAACCTCACCAGTTCCTCTTTCACAGTCTGCTGCCAACTCAGTATTAGACGGTGTTGTTGAATATGTGAGTCCTCAGCTTACTCCAAGCCAAAACGAAACACTGGAAAATATCAACATTGAAATCGTTGACCTTACGGGGAACACATTAGGTCGCGCCGTTACCGGTACAATTTATATCGATGTTAATGCCGCCGGATATGGCTGGTTTATTGATGACACACCTGGTGATCATGGTGAGTTCGATCAATCAAGCCAGTTATCACTCATTGCCCTGCCCGACAGTGATGCCGCTGGACGAGTGGATCTCTGGTCCGTCATCTTGCATGAACTCGGCCATCTTTTGGGCTATGATCATGAATCTGAAGGAGTGATGCAAGAGACCCTGGCTCCCGGTATTCGCAACCTACCATCCTGGGAATTGCATATCGACCTCGATGAGCATTCCACGCCTGAAGAAGCGGATTCATTCTTTTTGACTATACAAAATGAAACAGAATTAGTGCCGTTTTAA
- a CDS encoding DUF1559 domain-containing protein, with protein MRSQFKRGFTLIELLVVIAIIAILIALLLPAVQQAREAARRSQCKNNLKQFGLAIHSYAETHGVLPPGYIRQRGSNSNNFANWSWGTYLLPFIDQAPLYNSLNPGNVQMDNAIDPTDPVHGDSGSRLLRLMQQPVVSFRCPSDVGPDTNSSGNNDRKLRDQNGSVRHTAISNYVAVNRSHETQRGAGGIQGGPFYENSKVKIRDLTDGTSNQLLIGERIWKKVATVTTNNPYAGNVFGAAGTRQAHNGGVASVMGCGKRKLNCPENNECRRGFLSAHEGGVHFLMGDGAVRFISENIDHNTNGAVNSTLEYLMAIQDGNTIGDF; from the coding sequence ATGAGGAGTCAATTCAAACGAGGATTCACACTAATCGAACTACTGGTCGTGATTGCGATCATTGCGATTCTCATCGCTTTACTTTTGCCTGCTGTGCAGCAGGCACGTGAAGCTGCCCGTCGTTCACAATGCAAGAATAATTTGAAACAGTTTGGGTTAGCAATTCATAGCTATGCTGAGACTCATGGTGTTCTCCCGCCAGGCTACATCAGACAACGTGGCAGTAACTCGAATAATTTTGCAAACTGGTCATGGGGAACCTACCTGCTTCCGTTTATCGATCAGGCACCGCTTTATAACAGTCTAAATCCAGGTAATGTCCAGATGGATAATGCGATCGATCCGACTGATCCTGTACACGGAGACTCTGGATCAAGGTTGCTCCGCTTGATGCAACAACCTGTGGTTTCGTTTCGCTGTCCTTCTGATGTCGGGCCTGATACCAACAGTAGCGGCAATAATGATCGCAAGCTGAGAGATCAGAATGGCTCAGTGCGTCATACTGCAATTTCGAATTACGTTGCTGTCAACCGCAGTCATGAAACCCAGCGTGGGGCTGGTGGAATACAAGGAGGACCTTTTTATGAGAACAGTAAAGTGAAGATCAGAGATCTGACCGATGGGACTAGTAACCAGCTATTGATCGGTGAGCGAATCTGGAAGAAGGTAGCGACAGTCACGACCAATAATCCTTATGCCGGAAACGTTTTTGGCGCTGCTGGCACGCGGCAAGCTCATAACGGTGGTGTTGCTTCAGTCATGGGATGTGGAAAGCGAAAACTCAACTGCCCTGAAAATAACGAATGCCGTCGCGGTTTCCTGAGTGCCCATGAAGGGGGAGTTCATTTCTTGATGGGTGACGGTGCCGTTCGATTCATCAGCGAAAACATCGATCACAATACCAACGGAGCCGTGAACTCGACTTTAGAGTATCTTATGGCAATTCAGGATGGCAATACCATCGGCGATTTTTGA